In a single window of the Bradyrhizobium erythrophlei genome:
- a CDS encoding c-type cytochrome encodes MAKASEAGGGRASEVRRTGTSLRTVIVGLGLGLSFQAFPSIAQTPSPPPDTMEARVEACTPCHGNNGQGTSDVYFPRLAGKPAGYLYNQLVAFKNGRRKYPPMNYLLEFLTDPYLQDIADYFATQHPPLPAPELTNVSQQVLAQGESLVISGDAARQIPACRSCHGPALTGMEPGIPGLLGLRPNYISAQLGAFRYGTRTAKAPDCMQTVAARLTEADVTAVAAWLASRPAPANSPPAPKGTYALPFACGSEPD; translated from the coding sequence ATGGCCAAGGCGTCCGAGGCGGGTGGCGGAAGGGCTTCGGAGGTCCGCAGAACCGGCACGTCGCTACGGACTGTGATCGTCGGACTGGGATTGGGGCTTTCCTTTCAGGCTTTTCCATCCATCGCTCAGACGCCTAGTCCGCCGCCCGACACGATGGAGGCGCGGGTCGAGGCGTGCACGCCCTGCCATGGCAATAATGGTCAGGGAACCAGCGACGTCTACTTCCCGCGTCTTGCGGGCAAGCCCGCCGGCTATCTCTACAACCAGCTTGTCGCCTTCAAGAACGGCCGGCGCAAATACCCGCCGATGAACTATCTGCTCGAATTCCTCACCGACCCGTACCTCCAGGATATAGCCGATTATTTCGCGACCCAGCATCCGCCGTTGCCCGCGCCCGAGCTGACGAACGTTAGCCAGCAGGTCCTGGCGCAGGGAGAATCTCTCGTCATTAGCGGCGATGCCGCTCGCCAGATCCCGGCCTGCCGAAGCTGCCATGGACCGGCGCTCACCGGCATGGAGCCCGGAATTCCGGGATTGCTCGGTCTGCGTCCGAATTACATCAGCGCGCAGCTCGGCGCATTTCGCTACGGTACCCGGACGGCCAAGGCGCCAGACTGCATGCAGACCGTTGCAGCCCGCCTGACGGAAGCGGACGTGACGGCGGTCGCGGCGTGGCTCGCGAGCCGACCGGCGCCTGCGAATTCGCCTCCCGCGCCGAAAGGCACATATGCCCTGCCTTTCGCTTGCGGCAGCGAACCAGATTGA
- a CDS encoding ABC transporter substrate binding protein, translating to MLDRVILPHESRPGRLGYAGRILKGEMPADLPVEQPTRFERVINLKATNALGLTVPPKLIFTADEVIE from the coding sequence ATGCTGGATCGCGTAATACTACCACACGAAAGCCGCCCCGGGAGGCTTGGCTATGCGGGAAGAATTCTGAAGGGCGAGATGCCTGCTGATCTACCGGTCGAACAGCCCACCAGGTTCGAGAGGGTGATCAATCTCAAAGCGACCAATGCCTTGGGTCTCACCGTGCCGCCGAAGCTGATATTCACGGCCGACGAGGTGATCGAATAA
- a CDS encoding c-type cytochrome, translating into MKFRSWLLGFLLLSLLPGPAAQAQEKRGPAGDNIVQRGEYLARAGDCIACHTPPEGRIFAGGRAMPTPFGTLYSSNITPDAETGIGKWSADDFYRTMHNGRFPDGGLIYPAMPFASYTKVTRADSDAIFAYLKTIPPVNQKNRPQDLRFPYDNRQLLLGWRTLFFTEGEYKPEPNKSADWNRGAYLVEGLGHCGMCHTPINALGGTSQSEAFKGGLIPMQNWYAPSLTSNREGGLGDWSIKDITDLLKTGISARGVVYGPMAEVVYNSLQYLNDDDVRAMAVYLKSIAEPSPPPPPSSTIPSSEGSLLISLGKTVYDARCATCHGALGEGKPPHWPPLAGNQSIQMESAVNPIRMVLNGGYPPATEGDPRPYGMPPFAGLLSDNEVAAVVSYIRTAWGNRGTPVSARDANELRSAPLN; encoded by the coding sequence ATGAAATTCCGATCATGGCTCCTTGGGTTTCTCCTACTCTCGCTCCTTCCTGGTCCAGCCGCGCAGGCGCAAGAGAAGAGAGGTCCTGCCGGCGACAACATCGTCCAACGCGGCGAGTATCTCGCCCGCGCGGGCGATTGCATTGCCTGCCACACTCCGCCCGAGGGCCGCATCTTCGCGGGCGGGCGCGCGATGCCGACCCCTTTCGGGACACTCTACTCTTCCAACATCACGCCGGATGCCGAGACCGGGATCGGGAAGTGGAGCGCGGACGACTTCTACAGGACCATGCACAACGGCCGCTTTCCGGACGGCGGCCTCATCTATCCGGCGATGCCGTTCGCGTCCTACACAAAGGTCACGCGCGCCGACAGCGATGCGATCTTCGCTTACCTGAAGACAATCCCGCCCGTGAACCAGAAGAACCGACCGCAAGACCTGCGCTTTCCTTACGATAACCGCCAACTGCTTCTTGGCTGGCGCACGCTGTTCTTCACCGAAGGCGAGTACAAGCCGGAGCCCAACAAATCCGCGGACTGGAATCGAGGGGCCTATCTTGTCGAGGGGCTTGGCCATTGCGGGATGTGCCATACGCCGATCAACGCGCTCGGAGGGACCTCACAATCCGAAGCGTTCAAGGGCGGCCTGATCCCGATGCAGAATTGGTACGCGCCCTCGCTGACGTCCAACCGAGAAGGAGGGCTCGGCGACTGGAGCATCAAGGACATCACCGATCTCCTGAAAACCGGCATCTCGGCGCGAGGCGTCGTTTACGGCCCTATGGCGGAGGTCGTTTACAACAGCCTGCAATACCTTAATGACGACGACGTACGGGCCATGGCCGTGTACCTCAAGAGCATCGCCGAGCCATCCCCTCCCCCGCCACCTTCTTCGACGATTCCGAGCAGTGAAGGGAGCCTGCTGATCAGCCTTGGCAAGACCGTGTACGACGCGCGCTGCGCGACGTGCCATGGAGCGCTAGGCGAAGGCAAGCCGCCGCACTGGCCGCCTCTCGCGGGCAACCAATCGATCCAGATGGAATCGGCCGTCAACCCGATTCGGATGGTGCTCAATGGCGGCTATCCGCCGGCCACGGAGGGAGATCCGCGCCCCTACGGCATGCCGCCGTTCGCGGGTTTGTTGTCCGACAACGAGGTCGCCGCCGTGGTCAGCTACATCCGCACGGCTTGGGGCAATCGCGGCACT
- a CDS encoding Bug family tripartite tricarboxylate transporter substrate binding protein — MVPKLSGILLSIALICGFAPVSQALDYPNKYVRIIIPFPPGGGSDAQARTLALELSKMWNQQVIVENKPGAGTTIGAAYVANAAPDGYTLYLNSVGHTVTPSLYKNLRYDPVKSCTPISMLSKSPFILLVNPSLGANSMADLLALARSKPGKLNYGTTGIGGGPHLAAQMMVAAAKIDAQHVPFNGSAPLLTALLENVVDFGFGDPAALPSIRAGSLKALGVTSLERSPILPDVPTFDETIKKDFDMANWNSILAPANTPPEIVKFINDSIARALKSPDLVRVFEAQGFEPVSSSPEELRSFMVSEIKKYHDVLEVAGVKPQ; from the coding sequence GTGGTTCCGAAGTTAAGTGGTATCTTGCTGTCAATCGCCTTGATCTGCGGCTTCGCGCCGGTATCTCAAGCCCTCGACTATCCCAACAAATATGTTCGAATCATCATTCCGTTCCCGCCGGGAGGAGGATCGGATGCGCAAGCCAGGACGCTTGCCCTCGAGTTGAGCAAGATGTGGAATCAGCAGGTCATTGTGGAGAACAAGCCGGGAGCCGGCACGACGATCGGCGCCGCCTATGTCGCCAATGCTGCTCCCGATGGCTACACGCTTTATTTGAACAGCGTCGGGCACACCGTCACGCCCAGCCTGTACAAGAATTTGAGGTATGATCCCGTCAAGAGCTGCACGCCGATTTCGATGTTGTCGAAGTCGCCGTTCATACTGCTCGTCAATCCGTCGTTGGGCGCGAACTCGATGGCAGATTTGCTCGCGCTGGCCCGCAGTAAGCCGGGTAAGTTGAACTACGGCACGACGGGCATCGGAGGGGGACCTCATCTGGCTGCTCAAATGATGGTCGCTGCAGCCAAAATCGATGCACAGCACGTTCCCTTCAATGGTTCGGCACCGCTGTTGACAGCTCTGCTCGAGAACGTCGTTGATTTCGGTTTTGGCGATCCGGCGGCATTGCCGTCAATTCGGGCTGGAAGCTTAAAGGCGTTGGGCGTGACCAGCCTTGAACGTTCGCCAATCCTTCCGGATGTGCCGACATTCGATGAGACGATTAAAAAGGACTTCGACATGGCGAACTGGAACTCGATTCTCGCGCCCGCCAATACGCCGCCTGAGATCGTCAAGTTCATCAACGACTCAATCGCCAGGGCGCTGAAATCGCCCGACCTCGTGAGGGTTTTCGAAGCCCAGGGCTTTGAGCCGGTGTCGAGCAGTCCGGAGGAACTGCGCAGCTTTATGGTCTCGGAGATCAAGAAATATCACGACGTGTTGGAAGTAGCGGGGGTCAAGCCACAATAG